DNA sequence from the Leptolyngbya sp. CCY15150 genome:
GTTGGGCGATGCTTAGATTTTCTCTTGTAGTCTTGGCTAGAGTAAGTTAAGCCACGCTTCCTACTTTGATATTCGGCATTGCTGAATTGTCCGATGATTTAGTACTGATAGCTTTTACATACCAACTACTATAGCTTGACCTTTAACTACGGCATCTAAAACATCCAAAACCTTAGGTGCTAGAGGCTTAAGATCTGCTAAACGATTCGATGATGCTTGTAAAACAACTATTGCGATATCTAATTGAGATAGGTTCTGCTGAAATGACAAGTTGCGATCAACTGTGATGAATACATCAAACTCTTGTTCCGCAAGCGCAAGGAGCTGACCGTTCTTCACGCCTGCCCATCCCATCTGTGGAACTGTTTTCACCTCAT
Encoded proteins:
- a CDS encoding DUF5615 family PIN-like protein, which translates into the protein MKILLDECIDRKLAREFPNHEVKTVPQMGWAGVKNGQLLALAEQEFDVFITVDRNLSFQQNLSQLDIAIVVLQASSNRLADLKPLAPKVLDVLDAVVKGQAIVVGM